atcCTCTGCTGAGGTATTGAGAGATTTAATGTGTAGTTGATCTCATCTAAAGCTGTACGGCTGGAAGTCAGTCGCAGTTGTTTCTCTttcattcagtgattctgcttgttgacagcaggtgttcatcactaatgctcaatcagcacTTCATTATGTCATTAACTTCTTTACACTCAAGTACAGACTTCTATAAACACCAAGCAATGTTCATTTAATACTGAGAATTTTGCAGAGTATGAAGTGAGAGTCTGTTTTAACACTTCTTCAGCACATTTCCTCTTATCAGTTACTGAATACATGTCACTTTTCACACATCATGTTTGAACAAAACTAAACTTACAGCATCTATATACAGTCATTTTAATGCAGGAGGAAGAGTGAACGTAGAATAATACTGTTATGTTGAgtgtaaatatttttgtgtgtaaatattgtaattatgtaacatgtaaaatgtgtatatttgCATATGTTAATATCTATATGATGATATTTTATATGGTATATGGGTTAAAATGTAACAAACTTTCCTTTTGATTGCAATAGAAACACCAAATGTCAACCTTTTGATTGATGACTTcctgtttgacctctgacctcttgcCCCTAGGGGATCGACTTCCGTGACCTTGAGATCAGCTACATCAGTTCACCTTTCACTCCcacagaggagcaacaataacgtacattatgtggaaaataatgtggttttttttttacattaaaccacataaacacatcgcattacaccaaatactcaaaataatgttcttttactCCGActagattcgtctgaaagaaggaaGTCATATACCCCTAAGATGGTCTTAGGGTGAGAAAATAATggcctaatttaaattttttatttaaagaagtgCCCACTTATGCTGAAAAAAGTCAGATCTTAACtgcaggtcagaggtcattttctcaaatatatatCCGTTTTGAGTCTTTGTGTCCCATCTGATCATATGTTCATGCACATTCTGCCatcagtaatatatataatacaaataataatacaaataactaGATTTGCTGAACTGATATAAAAGGAAATCATCTATGGGTGTTGATATATTGCTTCCTAAAATTTTACCCACTGCCAATGAAATAGTACTTTGGGACATTCCCAGAATAAATGCACTTAGACCCCATTCCTCATTCTCTCCTACACACTGATAATGGTGATGTACTGTCAAATTTGGCAACCACTAATGGAGCGCTGAAGAATCGCATTTTCTAATCAAATTCCTTCCACATTTGACTAAAAATACCCTTATGACAGCCAGCACATATATTTTTTCCACATCTCATCctctattacagtatttaactaTAATTCCCAGTTTCTTTTGATATGAAACGTGTCATCAGATTGGTCCTGCATTAACTTCCTGTAAATATGTGCTATATGATTTTTAATAGGTAgaccaataatattaataaaatatttgtttataaaatatttcaacttAAACCTATAACATAATTGAGTAAAATATATTATCGTCTccacttcaaaaataaaaaaacattatctttCCATCTACTAAAGACACCATCCAATATTGAAGAAAGAACATCTGGGTTACCTTTAATGGGTATTGCAGTGATAAGACTTTTACTCCTCTAAACTTCTCAAATCTTAAcagtatactgtattttttatcttcACTTTTTTTCTGGCTGAACTGTCAGAGAAACTCCAGGAAGTGAGTTCTCCATTCTGCCTCATTATCAATACTAAGCCAAGCAGCCCTCAGCTGAGCAACCCATTAATAGTATCTAAGATTAGGAAGGTTAAACCACCCCACCCCttctttatttgatatatatattttaagtcttATTCATGGTCTTTTGTTTTTTCCAAAAacactttgaaatatttttttctagtttgTTAAATGCTGAGAGTAGAACCCAAACCGGTAGGGATTGAAATACGAAGAAAGTCTtagtaatattttcattttaactgtTTCTTCTCTGCCCAACATGGAGAAAGGTAGTACTTCCCATCCTGCCAAGTCTTTTTTATCATCTCAAAAAGCCATGTATGCAGGTGcagctcaataaattagaatgttgtggaaaagttcatttcagttattcaactcaCAATGTGAAACTTTGTTTATTACATAAATTCAGGGCACAacatactgaagtagtttaagtcatttgttcttttaattgggatgattttggctcacatttaacaaaaacccaaccaTTGACATCTCATCATTCTCATTATCTCAACAAATTCAAATACTTTATATttgcatggaggtgatcagtttgtggcactgctgaggtggtctggaagcccaggtttctttgacagtggccttcagctcatctgcattgtttggtctcttgtttctcatcttcctcttgacaatagctcatagattctctctggggttcaggtctggtgagtttgctggccaatcaagcacaccaacaccatggtcatttaaccaactcttggtgcttttggcagtgtgggcaggagctaaatcctgctggaaaatgaaatcagcatctacaaaaagCCCGGGCAGGATTCACgaaaatcttcttaagaaataaattaacaaatttcTTAAGATTCCACGAAGTTCATAAGAATGTTCTTAAGTGCAATTCTTGAAAGATTCTTAATAAGTTTTCAAATATATTCTTAAGAACATCTTAATTTTCTAACATCTTTAATattcttttgatttgatttgattgtaatttagtatagtcaatgtaggcgtcccgtatacgggacggggtgacagttaacagtttAAATTAACACAAGCAACAATGTTAAATAAGATATTTCTGGCGACGTTCTGCAGCGAGTTGAAGTTCCTTTATGAATAAACACttgaaacatttctaaataaaacagtTCCTCTCTGCATAAAAAGGGGCTTCACAAACACAAAAGAGGAACACAGCACAGTCCAAAGCGTGAGAGAAACTAGTGTTAGATTACTGACACTGAAACTTTCAGAAAGtggacaaaaatacagaaaagggAAAATGAAGAGAGAACATGGGAAAAGCATCAATGATATCTGTGAAAATGACATTGTTACAAAAGGAACATCTGGAAAAAGGACCACAGACAGTCACACAACGAGAATCCAGTCATCTGAACTCACAGGTAATGAGattaattaaacatatttcatCACACATAATAGTGGATAAATAAAGGTAATAAAGTAATGTTTGTGTTGATGGTCAGGAAGTGATGGTGTGATGATCAGAAGGTCCAGAGCAGCTGCAGTAGTGTttgtgctgctgtgtgttcttctgctgactgcacGCATTATACTGTGTGCCACCTTCACTCAAGAGAGACAAGAGCTGCTAACTATGATCACCAAcctcacagaagagagagaccAGCTACTAACCAACAATATGAAGCTCACAGAAGAAAGACGACAGCTGCAGACTAAGATCACCAAcctcacagaagagagagaccAGCTGAAATCAGAAAGAAATGATCTTCAGAAGAAGTTTGCAGGTAAGTTTCTTCAGTCTAACTGGTAACTTGCTCTAAAGCAGACTCAGATTTGAAAGTGGACTGTACTGGATCTGTCATGTGGCTAATGCTCGCATTTACTCACAGCTATAAACACAATCTCAAAACTACACACCATCTCGTACAAACGTACACTTCCAGTTCAAGATCAAATATTTTAGTCAAAAACATTCTCTTTTATTCAAAGTTTGGACACAAACCGGTCAAATACACAGAGTACTTCACTGCCAAGAGAACTAGTGAGATCAGTTCAGAAACCTGCTTTTGGGAATGGATCAATGTATATGAGAGAATACAACACAAAGCAAGGGTGCAGATGCAGTTCAGCAATAACCAATATAGTCTAGATGGAAAAaggggtccacgcgcaccccccggctttttttatgccacctgattttttaaaacccgaaaaatctaaaagtgaaatagaaagtggcataacattagaagtaaacaacatacagagacaaatgagcacatttttccatacaattctgaccccaggaatttaatggaatggttatttttgacatttgacaacatattgaccttatttctggacacaaatagcaaaaaatggccaaagatgtgtagaggatcaactattttttcgttttctcaagcgcatagggtgattttttttttcacaacatattatttctttatcattcaagtgtctattttaagattaaattgggtaccaagctgaaataatgtccaaaatgcttaatttttaaccctttgcaccaaacctgaaaaatctaaatatgatttaaagtggcataacttttgatgtaaacaactcacagagacaaatggacacatttttcaatacaattctgaccccagaaattgttatttgtcatgttttataacattttgaccatctgtggtcaaaaagagcaaaaaaagttattttgacagcgtttttattatacttagtagcctgaaatagttttacttttgaagtaaacaaaacaaagcaaattaacttaaattttaataaataaataaataaactacagaaaaaaaatccaaaaaggtccaaaaagttgactgagcataaactgcaagtttttgattttt
The nucleotide sequence above comes from Carassius auratus strain Wakin unplaced genomic scaffold, ASM336829v1 scaf_tig00216415, whole genome shotgun sequence. Encoded proteins:
- the LOC113098140 gene encoding CD209 antigen-like protein C; protein product: MKREHGKSINDICENDIVTKGTSGKRTTDSHTTRIQSSELTGSDGVMIRRSRAAAVVFVLLCVLLLTARIILCATFTQERQELLTMITNLTEERDQLLTNNMKLTEERRQLQTKITNLTEERDQLKSERNDLQKKFADGWRCHQSSLYFFSFERKNWTESRNDCTERAADLIIINNREEQDFVKIITDSFGHFWIGLTDIEEEGRWKWVDGSTPTSG